The following are from one region of the Actinomycetota bacterium genome:
- the larC gene encoding nickel pincer cofactor biosynthesis protein LarC — translation MKIAYFDCFSGISGDMVLGALLDAGLPFEVLLTELKKLPLKDYEIKAEKVEKLGISATKVCVRAEEKGIIRTWSNVKSIIQESKLHPDVKEESQRIFLKLAEAESKIHRKSIDQVHFHEIGAHDTLIDILGTVIGLHHLGIKEIYSSPLATGMGLMKTEHGVLPIPAPATLEILKDIPIYSAGIATELVTPTGAAIIKTYAKEFGEMPPLKIASIGYGAGTRDLKIPNVLRILVGEALSIGEEMDLVETIRANIDDMNPEVYHHVMERLFEAGALDVWLTPIYMKRNRPGVTLSVLLPLRIEEKILEILFEETTTLGIRCSRETRRKLTREILEIDTEFGPIAIKIGKFRRRIVNISPEYEDCARIARESNVPLKLVYEKAKEAAREELKKRGET, via the coding sequence ATGAAAATAGCTTATTTTGATTGCTTTTCGGGGATAAGTGGAGACATGGTCTTGGGTGCCCTCTTGGATGCCGGGCTTCCCTTCGAGGTGCTCCTAACCGAGCTCAAGAAGCTTCCGCTCAAAGATTATGAAATAAAGGCGGAAAAAGTGGAAAAATTGGGCATCTCAGCCACGAAGGTATGTGTCCGAGCGGAGGAAAAGGGCATCATACGTACCTGGTCCAATGTGAAAAGCATCATTCAAGAAAGCAAATTACATCCAGATGTAAAGGAAGAAAGCCAGCGAATATTCTTAAAGCTCGCTGAAGCCGAGTCCAAAATCCACCGCAAAAGCATAGATCAGGTTCACTTCCATGAGATTGGAGCCCACGACACCCTCATAGACATCTTGGGAACGGTGATTGGATTGCATCATTTGGGCATAAAGGAGATTTACTCCTCCCCTTTAGCTACGGGGATGGGATTGATGAAGACGGAACACGGAGTGCTTCCCATCCCCGCTCCGGCCACCCTGGAAATACTAAAGGACATTCCCATCTACAGCGCGGGTATCGCCACCGAGCTGGTGACCCCCACGGGAGCGGCCATAATCAAAACTTATGCCAAGGAGTTTGGGGAAATGCCCCCCTTGAAGATAGCATCCATCGGTTATGGGGCAGGAACCAGGGATCTAAAAATACCAAATGTTCTCCGCATCCTAGTGGGAGAAGCCCTGAGTATAGGCGAGGAGATGGATTTGGTCGAGACCATCAGGGCAAACATCGATGATATGAATCCTGAAGTTTATCACCATGTCATGGAAAGGTTATTTGAAGCTGGTGCCCTGGATGTGTGGTTAACCCCAATTTACATGAAGAGAAATCGCCCGGGAGTCACCCTCTCGGTTCTCCTCCCCTTAAGGATTGAAGAAAAAATCCTGGAGATACTATTCGAAGAGACAACCACTCTTGGGATACGATGTTCGAGGGAGACTCGTAGGAAATTAACCCGGGAAATTCTTGAGATTGACACGGAATTTGGTCCCATTGCCATTAAAATAGGCAAGTTTAGAAGAAGGATTGTGAACATCTCCCCCGAATACGAAGACTGTGCACGAATAGCTAGAGAATCCAACGTTCCCCTCAAATTGGTCTATGAGAAGGCAAAGGAAGCAGCCAGAGAGGAATTGAAGAAGAGAGGCGAAACTTAA